CCCGCTGGCCGAATTTCACGCGGACGGCTCGCCGATGCCGTTCACGATCACGCCGGAACAGTACGGGCGGTTCCTGTGCGAAATATTCGACGCCTGGTGGCCGGACCGGCGGAAGGTGCGCATCCGCTTTTTCGACAACCTCGCCGAAGCACTTGCGGGCATCAAGCCAGGCTCGTGCACGATGCACGAGACGTGCGACAGCTACGTCGTCATCGAATACAATGGCGACGTCTATCCGTGCGACTTTTTCGTGGAATCATCGTGGAAGCTGGGCAACATCACGGCGGATTCTTTTCCGGAAATTGCGCGCCGCCAGCGCCGGTATCATTTCGCTCTGAAGAAGACCCTGCCGCATGAAGAGTGCCAGGCATGCGAATATCAGCCGATCTGCCACGGCGGCTGCCCGAAGTTCCGGCACGGAAGGAACCGCCGGTTCGAGGATCTGGATTATTTCTGCAGCGCCTACAAGATGATTTTTGCGAAAGCGACGGGTCCGTTGCGCCGCGAAGTGGAAAAGATCCTTGGCCAGCGCATGGCGCCCGCGGGCAGCCCCTACTGAGCGCCGCCGCCCGCTCCATCTTCGGAATGGGCCTTTTCCACCCTGACCCTGACGATGCGGTTGAATTCCATTTCGAGGACCGTGAACCGCCGTTCAGAAGCCTCCACGGAATCGCCCTCCCGAGGGATGCGGCCGAGCCTGTCCATGAGAAAGCCCGCCAGCGTTTCGTACTCGCCTTCCGCGGGCAATTCAATGCCGTATTGAGTCTCGAGGTCGCGCAGGAGGATGGTTCCTTCCACCTCGAAGGCCGCCGCCTCCTCGGGCGCACTCTCCCTCCTCAGGTCGAATTCGTCTTCAATTTCGCCGAAGACCTGCTCGAAGACATCTTCGAGGGAGACGAGCCCGGAGACAGTGCCGAACTCGTCGACAAGGAAGGCCAGGTGCGCGTGTTGCTCGCGGAGATCTTCGAGCAGCAGGTGCAGCGGCCGGGACTCAGGGACGATGGGCGCCTTGCGGAGGATGCGTTTGAGCGAGAACGGTTCGACGGGACGCCGGCGCAGATTCGACTGGCGCCGCTGCGCCCACACATCCAGCACGTCTTTGACATGAACGAACCCGACGGGGTTCTCATTCCCTTTCTCGACGACCGCGAGGCGGGAGAATCTGGTTTCGCTGACGCGCTGGAGGACTTCATCGATATCGGCATCGGCCTCGATGACGGCCATCTGGTTGCGGGGAACCATCACCTCTCGGGCGCTGTATTCACGCAACTCGATCAGCCGGCGCATGGCTGCTTCCTCGAACTCGCCGATCTGACCGGCAGCGCGGCTCGACTGCAGGACGAATTTCAGTTCTTCGGCCGAGTGGGCGCCGGGGTGCTGGCCGCTGACGCCGATCAGCCGGGAGACGGCGGCGGACGAGCGTTCCAGCACCCAGGCGAAGGGCTCGACGAGGCGATAGAAGACAAGGAGAGGCGGGGCGACGATGACGGCGACGCGCTCGGCGCGCTCCATGCCGAGGTTTTTCGGCGCCACTTCGCCGAAGACAACGTGCATGTATGTCATCAGCGCGAACGCCAGACCGACGCTGGCGACGCTGAGGGCGGCGGAGGTCATCGGCGTCATGGCCGGAGCGAACAGGGCAAGGAAGAGGCGGTGAAGCGTTGCCTCGCCCAACCAGCCAAGGGCCAGACTGGTGAGCGTCACACCCACCTGAATGACGGAAAGGAGCCGTTCCGGATTGGCCAGCAGAGCGGCAGCAGCCTTGGCTCCGACATGGCCTTCATCGCAGAGCTGCTGCAGGCGGGAGCGGCGGACGGAAACGAGGGCAATTTCGGCTGCCGCCAGAAACGCATTGGCGCCCACCACCAGCAGCATGAAGAACAAGCGGTACCCGTAATGTGGCTCGCCTTCCATGGGATTGATCACGGCGACACGCCGTTCGGCGGCGCCCCTTCCTCAGTGACCGGCTGCGTCCAGGGCTGGATGACCTCGTAGCGGTCGCTGCGAAACTCGACCGTCCGCACCTGCCCGCGAGGCCCGAAAGGCGGCAGCGGCTGGCCGTTCCACTCCACCGTGACGCCGCCTGCATTGCCGATCTTCACGCGCAGGACATCGTCTCCGCCAAACCCCCTGACCTCGCCCGCCCGCATCAGGTCGCCGAACAGGAACTTGCGGCCCTGCCACACGCCTACCCAACTGAGATCCGAGGCGCGGACGATCACGCGCACGGTTCCGCTGGAGACGACGGGAGGCGTGGGCTGCGGGGAAGATGTCTGAGCTGTCTGGGGCGCGATGGATCCCGGAGGCGGAGTGGCAGGTGCAGAAGGCTCGGCAGTCTTCCGTGCGGCAGTCTCCGCAACGGCAGGCGCGGATTGCGAAGCTTTCCACTTTTCCCAGCCGATATAGGCGGCCGTACACAATGCGAGCGCGCCAATCAGTCCGCCCGCCCGCGCAGCCCACCACAGGGCTTCTTCCTTCCTGCTTCTGACGGCCGTGGGCATCGGCGGCACGTCGATGTGACGGTCCGGCAGGGAGAGTGGCTGCTGCGACTCTTCAGCCAGACTGCGCTCGATTTCACTGCGGTAGACGTCCTCCGGCAGATCGAGCAGCTGGGCATACTGACGGATGAAACTCCGGTAAAAAAAACCGCCTGGCAAGGACGCAGTGTCGCCACGCTCGATCGCCTCGAAGAAGCGCGCGCTGATCCGGGTCCGCTGCGCGAGCTCTTCAATTGTCAGCCCCCGCTTTTCCCGCTCTGCACGCAACCGCTCTCCCAGCGTAGCCATGGCCTGCCAGCAACAAGCGTTATGATAGCGCAACGTTCCCGCGGAAGATCCGGACAAGAGCGGCAGCCTGCGGACGGCCCTCCGGCTCTGTTCCAATGGCAGGGAGAGCCCTTATGCTGTCTTTCGACCTTGACGCCGTTGAAGCGCGCGTTCTGGGATCCCTGTCTGAGAAGGATCTCGCGACGCCGGAGTACTACCCGCTCTCTCTGCACGCCCTGACCGCCGCCTGCAACCAGAAGACGAACCGCCACCCGGTGGTTCAGTACGAGGAAGCGGACGTTTTGGCTGCGCTGGGCCTTCTGGAACAGAAAGGCTGGGTTTTGTCTGTCCATGAGCAAGGCAGCCGGGTCACGAAGTACCGCCACCGGCTGGTCGAACAGCTGGCCCTGCGGAGGAACGAACAGGCGGTGCTGACCCTTCTCCTGCTGCGCGGGCCGCAGACCGCCGGCGAGCTTCGCACGCGCGCCGAGCGGCTCTACGATTTTCCAGACCTCGACTCGGTGCTGAACGTGCTGCGGCGGCTGGCCGAGCGCGAGCCGCAGCCTCTGGTCCTGCAACTGGAACGCCTGCCGGGGATGAAGGAGAACCGCTGGGCGCATCTTCTCTCGGGGGAGCCTGTTCAGAGCGGTGCGGAGGAAAGGCAGCACTCCGGAGCTGGACGTCTGGAAGAGCTCACCGCCCGAGTCGCGGAGCTCGAGCAACAGGTGAACAGGCAGGCGGAACGGCTGGCGCGGCTGGAAGAGGAACTGCGGCGGCTGGCAGCCGGTTGCTGAAAGATCTCAGCGGCGGGCGTGATAGCGGACACGCACGGTGACTGCCACCTTGTCTGCGGGCTGAATCTCGGGCAGCGGCTGCCAGCCGGGCAGCTGGTCGAGGAGCGCCATTGCCAGCCGGTCGAGCGCGGGGTTGCCGGACGGCGACGAGACGGCACGGCGGACGATCCTTCCGATGCGATCGATTTCCACGCGGAGAACTGCCATCCCCGGCGATCCGGCGTCCCGTCTGTCGGGAATCGCCAGGAAGCTGGCGCGCCGGAGACGGGTAACGAAGACCCGCAGCCAATCCTCCATCTCGGGCCCGGCCGCGGCGTCGGTTTCCATCTCCGCCTCAAGCCCCACTCTGGATGGAGATTCGGCCAGTCTCAATCCCTCGTTGGCCCCACCGCCTGGAACCGCGGCATCGCCGACGCGGATCCGCACGGCGGCCTGTTTGCCGCTCCGCGTGCGGGTGTTGCTGGGGGGCACCAGATCGAAGGGAGTCGCTACGCCGGCCCCCGCTCTCTGAGGAAGACTGCCTGAAGGGAGCGCCCCCCCGCTGCCGCCCATCGGGACGGAGAGGACGGATGCGCTGGTCTCGCTCGAGACGCGGCGTTCCTCCTCGGTGTTGCGCGCGCCGAGCCTTCCTTCCGGGACGGCTTGCGCCGCACGCATGCGCCGCAGGTCTGGCGCGTAGAGCTTCTCTTGCGGAACCAGAGCGGAGAGCGGGATCAGGCGTTCGCGGCCGCGGAGTGCGCCGCGTTCTCCGATTTCGAACAGCGGAGAAGCCAGCATGACGGCCTGCCCGAATTGATAGCCGTAGCCGAAGCGCTGATG
This DNA window, taken from Bryobacteraceae bacterium, encodes the following:
- a CDS encoding helix-turn-helix domain-containing protein, producing MATLGERLRAEREKRGLTIEELAQRTRISARFFEAIERGDTASLPGGFFYRSFIRQYAQLLDLPEDVYRSEIERSLAEESQQPLSLPDRHIDVPPMPTAVRSRKEEALWWAARAGGLIGALALCTAAYIGWEKWKASQSAPAVAETAARKTAEPSAPATPPPGSIAPQTAQTSSPQPTPPVVSSGTVRVIVRASDLSWVGVWQGRKFLFGDLMRAGEVRGFGGDDVLRVKIGNAGGVTVEWNGQPLPPFGPRGQVRTVEFRSDRYEVIQPWTQPVTEEGAPPNGVSP
- a CDS encoding membrane protein, producing MEGEPHYGYRLFFMLLVVGANAFLAAAEIALVSVRRSRLQQLCDEGHVGAKAAAALLANPERLLSVIQVGVTLTSLALGWLGEATLHRLFLALFAPAMTPMTSAALSVASVGLAFALMTYMHVVFGEVAPKNLGMERAERVAVIVAPPLLVFYRLVEPFAWVLERSSAAVSRLIGVSGQHPGAHSAEELKFVLQSSRAAGQIGEFEEAAMRRLIELREYSAREVMVPRNQMAVIEADADIDEVLQRVSETRFSRLAVVEKGNENPVGFVHVKDVLDVWAQRRQSNLRRRPVEPFSLKRILRKAPIVPESRPLHLLLEDLREQHAHLAFLVDEFGTVSGLVSLEDVFEQVFGEIEDEFDLRRESAPEEAAAFEVEGTILLRDLETQYGIELPAEGEYETLAGFLMDRLGRIPREGDSVEASERRFTVLEMEFNRIVRVRVEKAHSEDGAGGGAQ
- a CDS encoding UPF0502 protein — translated: MLSFDLDAVEARVLGSLSEKDLATPEYYPLSLHALTAACNQKTNRHPVVQYEEADVLAALGLLEQKGWVLSVHEQGSRVTKYRHRLVEQLALRRNEQAVLTLLLLRGPQTAGELRTRAERLYDFPDLDSVLNVLRRLAEREPQPLVLQLERLPGMKENRWAHLLSGEPVQSGAEERQHSGAGRLEELTARVAELEQQVNRQAERLARLEEELRRLAAGC